The Corynebacterium confusum genome has a window encoding:
- the rsmG gene encoding 16S rRNA (guanine(527)-N(7))-methyltransferase RsmG yields the protein MSQLDPSVVFGSRLPLAQAYHDSLATDGSTRGFIGPREVPRLWDRHLLNCAVVEGLIAADARVVDVGSGAGLPGIPLAIARPDLQLDLVEPLLKRYNYLNEVVDLLGLDNVTVWRGRAEEGPIKKAVSGCDVVTSRAVAPLGKLAKWSLPLVRKGGEMIALKGESVRDELDRDAADIKRAGGGKAEVTTVRGTTVIRVPRVN from the coding sequence GTGTCCCAACTGGACCCGTCTGTAGTATTCGGTTCCCGCCTGCCGCTGGCGCAGGCCTACCACGACTCGCTCGCTACGGACGGGTCCACTCGTGGTTTTATCGGCCCCCGCGAGGTCCCACGCCTTTGGGACCGCCACCTGCTCAACTGCGCCGTGGTCGAGGGGCTCATTGCTGCCGATGCCCGCGTCGTCGACGTCGGCTCCGGCGCCGGCCTGCCGGGCATCCCGCTGGCCATCGCGCGCCCGGATCTGCAACTGGATCTGGTCGAGCCCCTCCTCAAGCGCTACAACTACCTTAACGAGGTAGTGGACCTGCTGGGCCTGGACAACGTCACCGTCTGGCGCGGCCGCGCCGAGGAAGGCCCCATTAAGAAGGCAGTGAGCGGCTGCGACGTGGTAACCTCCCGCGCGGTGGCGCCGCTGGGCAAGCTGGCCAAGTGGTCCCTGCCGCTGGTGCGCAAGGGCGGCGAGATGATCGCCTTAAAGGGCGAGTCGGTGCGCGACGAGCTTGATCGGGATGCCGCGGATATTAAGCGGGCCGGTGGCGGTAAAGCCGAGGTCACTACGGTGCGGGGAACCACCGTCATCCGTGTCCCGCGCGTGAACTAG
- the yidC gene encoding membrane protein insertase YidC yields the protein MLNIIYWPISAVLWFWHWLLSFVLDPAAGITWILAIVLLTWTLKAIMVKPAITQIRSSRRMQEIQPKMQEIRSKYANDKTKAAEEMQKVYKESGVKPVAGCLPMLAQIPMFIGLFHVLRSFDRTVSVAGGLGHTAGEPMTVEQNRQTANYIFSPELVQQFLDAKIFGVPLVANLRVNSPVLEDVTVGQAAVIIVPLIAIIATLTHFNARMSLNRQEKRRQSGKVNAPQGDNAEMMQQQMAVMNKMMLWVMPGMLVFSGFIWPIGLLFYMLANTVWTFVQTRTIYAKMDAEEEAEEEAKRELKRTTAPKPGARKKDNRSKKQRRQG from the coding sequence GTGCTTAATATCATCTACTGGCCTATTTCGGCCGTCCTGTGGTTCTGGCACTGGCTGCTGAGCTTCGTGCTCGACCCAGCGGCCGGTATCACCTGGATCCTGGCGATTGTTCTGCTGACGTGGACCTTGAAGGCGATCATGGTTAAGCCGGCCATCACGCAGATCAGGTCCTCGCGCCGCATGCAGGAGATCCAGCCGAAGATGCAGGAGATCCGCAGCAAATACGCCAACGACAAGACCAAGGCTGCCGAAGAGATGCAGAAGGTCTACAAGGAGTCGGGCGTCAAGCCGGTGGCCGGCTGTCTGCCGATGTTGGCCCAGATCCCGATGTTCATCGGCCTGTTCCACGTTCTGCGCTCCTTCGACCGCACCGTCTCCGTGGCGGGCGGCCTGGGCCACACCGCCGGCGAGCCGATGACGGTGGAGCAAAACCGCCAGACCGCGAACTACATCTTCAGCCCCGAGCTGGTCCAGCAGTTCCTGGACGCGAAAATCTTCGGCGTTCCGCTGGTGGCCAACCTGCGGGTGAACTCCCCGGTCCTCGAGGACGTCACCGTCGGCCAGGCGGCCGTTATCATCGTGCCGCTGATTGCCATCATTGCGACCCTGACCCACTTCAACGCGCGCATGAGCTTGAACCGCCAGGAGAAGCGTCGCCAGTCCGGCAAGGTCAACGCGCCGCAGGGCGATAACGCGGAGATGATGCAGCAGCAGATGGCCGTGATGAACAAGATGATGCTCTGGGTTATGCCGGGCATGCTGGTCTTCTCCGGCTTCATCTGGCCTATTGGTCTGTTGTTCTACATGCTGGCCAACACCGTCTGGACCTTCGTCCAGACCCGCACCATCTACGCCAAGATGGACGCTGAGGAAGAAGCCGAGGAAGAGGCCAAGCGCGAACTCAAGCGCACCACGGCCCCCAAGCCGGGTGCTCGCAAGAAGGACAACCGCAGCAAGAAGCAGCGCCGCCAGGGCTAG